CCCGCCGGGACGCCGCGGACTCCTCGCGGGAGACCGCCCCGCTGACCCAGGCCGCCGACGCGGTGCTGGTGGACACCAGCGAACTCACCCTCGACCAGGTGATCGACACGATCGCCGACCTGGTCGAGCAGAAGGCCGGCCTGACCGCTGCCTAGCGGCACCGGGACCGGCACAGCACCATCCCGACCGCGCGAGATCCGCGCGGTCCGCGCTGCCCACGGGGCAGGTACGCACGGCACGCCCCTGGGAAGGGCCGGGCCGGGAAACGGAAAACGGAACATGAGCAACGACACCACCGCCCAGCACGGCGGCCTCGGTGACGCCGAGTACGCCGAGTTCATGGCGCTGGCCGCCGAGGAGGGCTTCGACGGCGAGGAGGTCGAGGCCGACCTGGACGGCAGCGGCCCGCTGCCGGTGCTGGCCATCGTCGGCCGGCCGAACGTCGGCAAGTCCACCCTGGTCAACCGCATCATCGGCCGCCGCGAGGCGGTCGTCGAGGACCGCCCCGGCGTCACCCGCGACCGGGTCAGCTACGAGGCCATGTGGGCCGGGCGCCGGTTCAAGGTCCTGGACACCGGCGGCTGGGAGATCGACGTCCTCGGCCTGGACGCGATGGTCGCCGCGCAGGCCGAGCTGGGCATCGAGCAGGCCGACGCGGTGCTGTTCGTGGTGGACGCCAAGGTCGGCGCCACCGACACCGACGACGCCCTGGTCCGGCTGATCCGCCGCTCCGGCAAGCCCGTGGTGCTGTGCGCCAACAAGGTCGACGGCCCGTCCACCGAGGCCGAGGCCGCCTACCTGTGGTCGCTCGGCCTGGGCGAGCCCTACCCCGTCTCCGCGCTGCACGGCCGCGGCTCCGGCGACCTGCTGGACGCCGTCCTGGCCGTCCTCCCGGAGGCCCCGCCGCAGCTGTTCGGCGACGGGTACGCGCCCGGCGGCCCGCGCCGGGTCGCGCTGATCGGCCGGCCGAACGTCGGCAAGTCCAGCCTGCTCAACAAGGTGGCGGGCGAGGACCGGGTGGTCGTCAACGAACTGGCCGGCACCACCCGCGACCCGGTCGACGAGCTGATCGAACTCGGCGGCAAGACCTGGAAGTTCATCGACACCGCCGGTATCCGCCGCCGGGTCCACCAGACCGCCGGCGCCGACTTCTACGCCTCGCTGCGCACCTCCGCCGCGCTGGACAAGGCCGAGGTCGCGGTCGTCC
This is a stretch of genomic DNA from Kitasatospora fiedleri. It encodes these proteins:
- the der gene encoding ribosome biogenesis GTPase Der; this translates as MSNDTTAQHGGLGDAEYAEFMALAAEEGFDGEEVEADLDGSGPLPVLAIVGRPNVGKSTLVNRIIGRREAVVEDRPGVTRDRVSYEAMWAGRRFKVLDTGGWEIDVLGLDAMVAAQAELGIEQADAVLFVVDAKVGATDTDDALVRLIRRSGKPVVLCANKVDGPSTEAEAAYLWSLGLGEPYPVSALHGRGSGDLLDAVLAVLPEAPPQLFGDGYAPGGPRRVALIGRPNVGKSSLLNKVAGEDRVVVNELAGTTRDPVDELIELGGKTWKFIDTAGIRRRVHQTAGADFYASLRTSAALDKAEVAVVLVDASETLAEQDTRIISMAVEAGRAVVIAYNKWDQLDEERRFYLEREIERDLVQVQWAPRVNVSAKTGRHMEKLVPAIETALAGWETRIPTARLNAFLGELVAAHPHPIRGGKQPRILFGTQAGTRPPRFVLFASGFLEAGYRRFVERRLREEFGFEGTPISISVRVREKRKKK